The following are encoded in a window of Bacteroidales bacterium genomic DNA:
- the rplC gene encoding 50S ribosomal protein L3 — protein MSGLIGKKIGMTSFHEASGKIIPCTVVEAGPCVVTQVKTKQTDGYDAIQLAFDEKKEKKTSSAMMGHFKKANTTPKKILMEFSRFEEGNRKSLGEVLTVDVFVEGEYIDVVGFTKGKGFQGVVKRHGFSGVNDATHGQHNRNRAPGSIGASSYPSRVFKGMRMAGQDGNSRVKIINLQIVKILPEKNLLVIKGSIPGPNGSYVILERWK, from the coding sequence ATTCCATGCACAGTTGTTGAGGCTGGTCCTTGTGTCGTGACTCAGGTCAAGACCAAGCAGACTGACGGTTACGATGCCATTCAGCTTGCTTTTGATGAGAAAAAAGAGAAGAAAACCTCTAGTGCCATGATGGGGCACTTCAAGAAGGCTAATACAACCCCTAAAAAAATATTGATGGAATTTTCTCGTTTTGAAGAAGGTAATAGAAAAAGTTTAGGAGAAGTATTAACAGTAGATGTGTTTGTTGAAGGAGAATACATTGATGTTGTTGGCTTTACAAAAGGAAAAGGATTTCAAGGTGTAGTTAAACGCCATGGTTTTAGTGGTGTTAACGATGCTACTCACGGTCAGCATAATCGTAACCGTGCTCCTGGTTCCATTGGTGCATCTTCTTACCCAAGTCGTGTATTTAAAGGGATGAGAATGGCCGGACAAGACGGAAATAGTAGAGTTAAAATAATTAACCTACAAATAGTTAAAATATTGCCAGAAAAAAATCTCCTTGTTATCAAGGGTTCTATTCCTGGTCCTAATGGCTCATACGTAATTTTGGAAAGATGGAAGTAA
- the rplD gene encoding 50S ribosomal protein L4, translating to MEVKVYNINGKESSKTATLKDEIFAIQPNDHAIYLDVKRIQADKRQGTADTTERSAKRGSTRKLFRQKGTGGARRGDAKSPLLHGGARVFGPHPRDYGFKVNKKVQQLARKSALTYKANDGSIRVVENIDFDAPKTAKMLEFVKNFDFFEKKLLIVLDEPNKVVSLSSRNLKKVKVVTTSTLNTYDILNAQYVMFSEASLSQLDNIFFSEK from the coding sequence ATGGAAGTAAAAGTATATAATATAAACGGGAAAGAAAGCAGTAAGACTGCTACTCTTAAAGATGAGATATTTGCAATTCAGCCAAATGATCACGCTATATATCTTGATGTAAAACGTATTCAAGCTGATAAACGCCAAGGTACAGCAGATACCACAGAACGTAGTGCAAAGAGAGGTAGTACTCGTAAACTATTTCGTCAAAAAGGTACTGGTGGAGCTCGTAGAGGTGATGCAAAATCGCCTTTGCTACATGGTGGAGCTCGTGTTTTTGGTCCTCATCCAAGAGATTATGGCTTTAAAGTAAATAAAAAAGTGCAACAGCTAGCTAGAAAAAGTGCCTTGACTTATAAAGCTAATGATGGTTCAATTAGAGTTGTTGAAAATATAGATTTCGATGCTCCAAAAACCGCAAAAATGCTCGAATTTGTAAAAAATTTCGATTTTTTTGAAAAAAAATTATTAATTGTGTTGGACGAACCAAATAAAGTCGTATCTTTGTCCTCCCGAAATTTGAAGAAGGTAAAAGTTGTAACTACTTCAACATTAAACACTTACGATATTTTGAATGCTCAATATGTAATGTTTTCTGAGGCGAGTTTATCTCAACTTGATAATATTTTCTTCAGTGAAAAATAA